The sequence GAAGGCAGGTGGCGGCCAGGCCACTATCTTCACGGTGGGTGATGATGTGCTGGCAGAACCCACCACCTTGATCCGCATTGAGCGGGCACGCTAACACATGTCGCGCACACCTATTAAGGTTGAAGACAATTGACCTCTTGGTGAGCTCTCATGCTGCCAAGGGGGCCGGCATCCGTGGAAAGAGGGCGAGCAACATCCATGACTGAGGAGATACTGGATGAGCAGCAATGGGAGGAAACCCCGATTGCTGCGGCGGCCCGCCGGGCTGCCCAAGTGACAACGGGAACATTGCGTTTGGAACGTCCCGACGAGCCACGCACGATTACCGTGGCCAACCAAAAAGGGGGCGTGGGTAAAACGACAACCTCCGTTAATTTGGCTGCAGCACTCGCTCATCATGGATTGAAGGTGTTGGTGATTGACCTCGATCCGCAGGGTAATGCCTCCACGGCGCTGGGCGTGGAGCACCGCACGGGAACAACATCGAGCTATGAGGTCTTGATTGGTGATGTCAGCGCCGAGGAAGCGATGCAGCCATCCCCTTCGAATGCCAACCTCTATTGCATCCCCGCCACGATCGATTTGGCTGGTGCTGAGATTGAGCTTGTGAGCATGGTACGTCGTGAGTACCGGCTAGCTGATGCACTGAACCGGGGGTTTATTGAAGAGCAGGGGTTTGACTACGTATTTGTCGACTGTCCCCCGTCCTTAGGTCTACTCACCATCAACGCGATGACATCAGTTGATGAGGTGTTGATCCCGATTCAGTGTGAGTACTACGCCCTCGAAGGTGTGGGCCAGCTGCTGGGTAATATTTCGATGATCCGTGAGCACCTGAACCAGAATCTGCATATCTCAGCCATTCTGCTGACCATGTATGATGCCCGCACCAAGCTTGCCGAACAGGTAGTACACGAAGTACAGGAACAGTTCGGTGACGTGGTGTTGCGCAATGTCATCCCACGATCGATCAAAGTGTCCGAGGCGCCGGGTTACGGTCAAACCGTAATTGATTATGATCCCGGTTCTCGCGGCGCTCTGGCGTATCTAGATGCAGCGAAGGAACTCGCGCAGCGGGGCGATTATCAGCCCCATTCGTCGACAGGTCCAATTGGTGTTAGCCCGGTGATTGCCGCGCAGCTCGATGAGCACGCAAGCGATGAGCACGCAAGCGATGAGGACAATGGCGACGAAGAGCACAACGGTGAGGTGGAGGAGTAAATGGCGAAGGAACCAGCGCGTAAGGGCGGTCTCGGCCGTGGCTTGGCGGCCCTGATCCCATCGGGTGATCAACACAGCGCGAAGACAAATGGGCTGGGTGACGGGGCAGCTGATGTTGTGCTCGGGGGTGCCAAAGGGGCGCGCGATAACCACGATGGGAAGAAGGTCAAGGGTGCCCCTTCGATCCCTGGCGCCCCAGTAATTCCAGGTGCTCCGACCGTGAGCTCGCCGCAGCAAATGCGAACGCCTGAAGCCTTGCGTGAATCACAGCACCAGGAGCGTGTCGACGACTTCGGCGCTACCTACCAGGAAATTCCGCTGGGGAAGATCATTCCCAACCCGAAGCAGCCACGCCAGGTATTCGACGAGGATGATTTGGCGGAGTTGGTGCATTCGATCCGAGAGTTCGGGCTGCTTCAGCCGATCGTCGTTCGCCCCCAGGGTGACTCTTATGAGCTCATTATGGGCGAGCGACGCTGGCGTGCGTCGTCGAATGCAGGGCTGAAGACAATCCCCGCGATTGTCCGCCAAACTGCCGACGGTGACATGCTGCGCGACGCTTTGCTGGAGAATATTCATCGCGTCCAACTTAACCCGCTGGAAGAGGCTGCAGCCTACCAACAGTTGCTTGAAGAGTTCGACGTTACCCAGGAAGAATTAGCACAGCGGTTAGGCCGATCACGCCCTGTGATCACCAATATGATTCGTCTGCTCAAGCTGCCGGTGAGTGTGCAGCGTCGTGTGGCCGCAGGCGTGTTGTCTGCCGGCCACGCCCGGGCTTTATTGGGTGTCAAGGCTGGTGAAGATGCCACCGAAAACTTGGCAGATCGGGTGGTAGCCGAAGGGCTCAGCGTTCGTGCCACCGAAGAAGCCGTGACCTTACTGAACAAGAACGGTGAGCAGCCCGAAAAACCCAGACGCGAGAAGGCCCCGCAGCCCGAGTTTCTTACCGCTGCCGCTGAGCGCCTCGCAGACCAGTGGGATACTCACGTGAGTGTCTCGATGGGCAAGCGGAAGGGCAA comes from Corynebacterium cystitidis and encodes:
- a CDS encoding ParA family protein → MDEQQWEETPIAAAARRAAQVTTGTLRLERPDEPRTITVANQKGGVGKTTTSVNLAAALAHHGLKVLVIDLDPQGNASTALGVEHRTGTTSSYEVLIGDVSAEEAMQPSPSNANLYCIPATIDLAGAEIELVSMVRREYRLADALNRGFIEEQGFDYVFVDCPPSLGLLTINAMTSVDEVLIPIQCEYYALEGVGQLLGNISMIREHLNQNLHISAILLTMYDARTKLAEQVVHEVQEQFGDVVLRNVIPRSIKVSEAPGYGQTVIDYDPGSRGALAYLDAAKELAQRGDYQPHSSTGPIGVSPVIAAQLDEHASDEHASDEDNGDEEHNGEVEE
- a CDS encoding ParB/RepB/Spo0J family partition protein, which gives rise to MAKEPARKGGLGRGLAALIPSGDQHSAKTNGLGDGAADVVLGGAKGARDNHDGKKVKGAPSIPGAPVIPGAPTVSSPQQMRTPEALRESQHQERVDDFGATYQEIPLGKIIPNPKQPRQVFDEDDLAELVHSIREFGLLQPIVVRPQGDSYELIMGERRWRASSNAGLKTIPAIVRQTADGDMLRDALLENIHRVQLNPLEEAAAYQQLLEEFDVTQEELAQRLGRSRPVITNMIRLLKLPVSVQRRVAAGVLSAGHARALLGVKAGEDATENLADRVVAEGLSVRATEEAVTLLNKNGEQPEKPRREKAPQPEFLTAAAERLADQWDTHVSVSMGKRKGKIVVEFSDQDDFERIMGLMKGKE